In Aedes albopictus strain Foshan chromosome 3, AalbF5, whole genome shotgun sequence, the genomic window GAAGTCAGTTGGCCGAGGGGACGGTAGGAACCAATCGCTCGTGTGTGTGTTAGTGTGCGAGGAACGTCTTCAGGTCCGGTGATGACACCGTGGACGTTCTAAAAGGCGACAACGAGGTGAGAGCAGTGCGGCGACATAAATCAACACACGTGACACACGTGCGTAACTTTCACGTGACGCGCAATCGAAACAAATGCGCTATCGATCCAACATCGCTGCAGTTCGGGGCCCCGCAACGTCATCATCCAGCGCTGGTCAACGGTAGCAGTATCTGGTTAGACTAGTAGTTAGGCCTAGGATTAAGTCACTAAATGTCCAAACCATTTATATAAATATGTTGCCTTGTATTTCGGTGTCTTGAATTGGCGTCAGTCATTGACTGTGTGCGACCTCTTAAACAACGGATAAGCTAGTCGGAGCAAACTATGAGGGCTAGAGGTCACGCACACTCAATGCGCAATTTCCGCCACCTTTTGTCACTTTGGTGCGTGAAATTTGCCGAATAAATGCCTTGAACAATGACTACTCGTTTGGTTTCTCCTTTCACCTGAAACCACATGATATCAAACGAATATTATTCCTACCGTTAcaacctctgtcttgtggtgagccagctccagtttcctggaccgcatccacgcctccacaaccttgattgaGTGGTTggcagtcaactttacctcctcggtcgtttcaccgtagacttcgagcgtaatatcgtcggcaaatccgacaatcaccactcccactgggtagaGGTACAAGTataagatatgatcactgtactacagtggaactgtcgtAGTCTAGAACCTAATTAAGacttgtttaagtttttgattcacaactctggttttgccctttgtgaaacatggccttcttctgaagatgaagtcaacttccacgatttcaacattattcaaACTTGCATATGTTTTGATATAAgcattcatatttttttgaaacaattttgaCAATCTTTTGTCATTTAATAGTGAGTtcggctttttttttattttacttcttTGTGACTTTACGTTCACACTGGAACTtggttcaacttagtgttctttgagcacttccacagttattaattgaagggctttctttgcctgccattgcatgaatttatatactGTGAGaaaaggacaatgatacactgcccagggaagtcgagaaaagttcctgaCCATGACGGCCAGGAGTGGCTATCAAAGGCCTtttccactaggctaactggagatccccgTTAGAGTAAGAGTTCGGCTAcataaagaaaaacaaaacttttagCATTCTCTTTTATTTACACACATTCTACACGGTTGTATCATAAATGCACGCCTATTATTATCAGGAGTAAAAGTACAACAATTGagtaaaaaaaatcgtaaaacaaAATTCGTTGACATTTAAAAATACAAGTTAAAAACGGATCATGCGTAAAACACAGGGTTAAATTACTAAAACATACAATAATTTAAAATGGACAGAGTTAAAACATTGCTTTAAAACCTATTTACATATATGAGTTAGTTTGGCTAGCTAGGTATCGATTTTGTTAACATTTCCGGGGGAACTTTTGGTAAGATGCCCTTGTAAAAGCTCAACCTCGAgctcaacctacgtcgttgaataGGACCAATGTATCATAGTAGATAATTTTTACGGCGACGCTAGCGTTAAATTGTGCATAGTTTAAAAAGATGCTAGCGCCGCGTAACGGGAGCATAACGACATACTTCAAAATGACCGGTAAAACTTTTACACTGCCGATGAACAAAAGATAACCGTCTGTTCTCTGCGCTTAAGCATGTACGTCTTACGCCTAGCAGTTCCCCCAAAATGTTCGCATTTTTCACCGAGCACATTCCTAGACCAAACTGGAAGCACCGAGGTTGTAATGAGGCTGCTCATCGTATACGTTGGCTGTGGGACCGGCAGCGCTGCCTCCAACGGCGCCTTCGCCGAGCATGGCCGCCGCCGTGTTCGCCATGTTGTATGGTATGAATTGCCGCGGCATCGGGATCACTTCGGCCGTAGGCTGCCTAGGTGAAAGGCTTCTTCCGTTGGCTGCTGGACCATGAATTTCACTAACTTTGGCACTGATGTATCCGGAATCGTCGTTGGATAGGTTGTCCTGCGATTTCCGaaactgctgttgctgctgcggaTGGGGCTGATGGAGGTGCGGTTGGTGCGGCTGATGGAAATGACTACTGGCCATCTGGTGGTGGTAGGGGAACTCCGGAGAGGGCGTCCCGGTGCTACAGCCAGACAGGGCGAACGATGCAGCGGATGGGTTGATGTACTTCCGGCTGGAGAGGAGTTTTTCCTGGACAGGAACGTGAGGAATGTAGTGCTGGTGGTAGGACGTCGGGTAGTCGTGGCCGTTCATGAATTGAGGGGATGGTGACGGGTAGTACAGTGTGGGAGTTGATTGGACTCGATCCGGAAGAGGACTCTGAGGAAACGGACTTTGGTTGGGGTTGAATATCTCATTGTCGTTGAGGTAGGATGGAAGGGGATTCCGACTTCGGGCGTGAGCCGATATGGGGATTTGATCGGGCAGGGTGGGGTTGGAAAGGTGTGAAGTAAGATCTGGGGGTTTTAGAGGCGGTTTTGGCTTGTTCGGTAGCTCATGGAAGTAGGCGTCTTTGGGGACAAAATACTGCTGCCGAATTGCTGCGACAGGTTGGTTCTCCACCTTTGGTAGAGTTTTTTCGTACATTTCGATAAGGCTTTTGGCCGTTATAGGTCGATCGCCCATCGGTGGAGGACCATCGACGCAGTCCAGATCATCTTCATCTTCACTGCTATCGGAAAAGTTGTCATCATGCGCTAGAGCATGTAGGTTTGTCGGAGGTTCCACCTGTTGAATCGTGCTGTTCTGAAGCTTGGAAATTATATACTTAACTCGATTTTGATCGGACATTTCTTCAGCAGGATTTTGACTCGTTTCTGGATCTACTACGTCATGATTAGAAAGCTGCTCTGTAGCTTCAGTTGTCTTTTGGAACAAGTCCTGGACACTTTTCTGAAGAACTTGACTTCTCCAGCTGGTGCCGTTGAGTATTCTGCTTTTCAATTCTTTTAATTGAGCCAAGTTTGCCATGTCAGATAAATCACACTGATCATCCGATTCCCAGTCTTTTTCTGTGTTTCCCGGGTCTGCATCATCTACGATGTTTCCATAATCTTCATCCTCCTCCTCGTCTTCATCTTCTTCGTCGCTACCACTATCCTCATCTTCTTGACGATGATCACCACCTTCTCCCGTCAGTTTCTTTCGACTATGATTTGGGGCAGACTTGATCGTCGTGTTCGAAGAACTGGGAAGATCCTCGAAGCAGTTATTGGCGTAGAAGCCGTTCACCATCGGAGCGTTGACGCTATCCACGTGTGTTTCGCATTCCGACTCCTGATAGCTGGTAATCTCCGACATCGTCTCGTTGAAACTCGTGGAAGTCATGTGCGTTTCGTGGTATGCTGCGTGAATTGCCGCTGCACTCTGCTGACCACCCAACAACGAAGAGCTGGGCGACATGGTTGAGTGCGGCGTTGAGGCAGAACTGTGTCCATTCAGAGCCGACGCCGACGGATTGCGATAGGAGCTTTGCGAGTTCGAGGAACGTTCCTTGCGAGTGGTtatatctttggaaatttccggCGATACCGGTGCTGCGGGAAGTAGAGATTGAGTAATCTTCTCCATTTCCTGCGCTATGTCATAGCCGTGAACGGTGGTGTCACGCTTCGAAGACGCCTGGTGGTACACTTGGGGATTGTTGTCGTAATGGTGGATGTCCTTTAGCCGGTCCAGTGCCAGAATGTATCTGAAAGGAATTGAGAATGGTTGTATCACTACTTAAACACTCTTAGATTCGATTCCTTCACCTCGCCTTAACCGATAAGCCAGGGTTATCCATATACATAGTTAAATCTGGTTAactctttgaagccggaattgtTCCTAGCGATATTAAAGTTTTTTCAACGTTTTTCTGTAGTGTTGGTGCTCAACAGTACAAAAAGGGTAAAATATGATGCagcatattttttctggatatcctaggtcatccaaactgttcttgacttcagatcctaaagtctacggatgtaacggtaacttatttcaatTATaaggtttgtaatctatcatgtctagtgAGTCATTTgttatctattatgtccagtgagtcttctgaaagttcaatagacagtatcagattagttgggatatcctaagtcatccaaactgttcttgagttcagattctgaagtctatgggtgtaacggtattttctttcatcatacaaagctacgatttgtaatctagacAGCTAGACAGCACTAGACAGCATCAGATTAGTTGGAGTATCCCAGgttatccaaattgttcttgagttcagatcttaaagtctacgggtgtaacgacaatttctttcatcatacaaagctacggtttgtaatctatcatgtccagtgagtcttctgaaacttcacaagacagtatcagatcagttgggatatcttaagtctttcaaactgttcttgagttcagatcctgaagtcaacgggtgtaacggtaatttctttcatcattcatagctacgatttgtaatctatcatgtccagtaagtcttccggAAGTTCAATAGacggtatcagatcagtcgggatatcccaaGTCATctaaacccaacaaacattttagcttttTAGGAGAGGAACAAACCATTCTTAAGAAAACtatagtttaagaaactgatattcagctagttacgtttcttgggaacTATTCTTGAGCTCAGATCAtggttcagatcctaaagtctacgggtgtaatagtAACTTATTTCTTTATACAAAGCTAcagtttgtaatctatcatgtccagtgagtcttctgaaagttcaataaatagtatcagatcagttgggatatcttaAGTCTTcccaactgttcttgagttcaaatcctgaagtctacgggtgtaacgacaATTTCTTTCATCATAcgaaactacgatttgtaatctatcatgtccagtgagtcttctgaaacttCACAagccagtatcagatcagtcgggatatcttaagtctttcaaactgttcttgagttcagatcctgaagtccacgggtgtaacggtaatttctttcatcatacaaagctacgatttgtaatctatcatgtccagtaagtcttccggAAGTTCAATAGacgatatcagatcagtcgggatatcccaagtcatctaaactgttcttgagctcaGATCAtggttcagatcctaaagtctacgggtgtaatagtAACTtatttcatcatacaaagctacggtttgtaatctatcatgcccagtgagtcttctgaaagttcaataaatagtatcagatcagttgagaTATCTTAAgtcttccaaactgttcttgagttcagatcctgaagtctacgggtgtaacggcaaTTTCTTTCATCATacgaagctacgatttgtaatctatcatgttcagtgagtcttctgaaagttcactaGACAGCATCAGAACAGTctgggtatcctaggtcatccaaactgttctttggATCCTGAAGTCttcgagtgtaacggtaactttttgtTATACAAGTTGTGATTTGCAATCTACCATGtccgtcttctgaaagttcaatagacagtatcagatcagtcggtagACATAAAGCCATAGTCTCCGGAATAGTTTGGTAGTTAGTTTGAAATATCTCAAAAGAATCCCGGAATGACTAATGAAAATGCCATGGGCATtgttacagattacagttggatgtgtaatgttacagttcattttGAGAATAACTACTATTACTGTCAAGAGATAAAATTCAGGACGGTTTGGAtgatcctgaatgtcccaaaggtatataataatatctagtagacttcagggcttcaggttggtccagtaaccgttaTTGATTAtggaacgttactcagtataacagatatggttaCTGTTAGGACTGTAGACCTGCAGTTCTaaattccaaggtagtttggctgacctggaaaatCCTTTCCCTATAGTGTACataaatgacatttcagatttcaagacCTTCACATATCCCAGTAGAttttgcaatgctattatttatggcgaaaacagatAAAATTATTctagtagatttgaaggacttcattataggacagtttggacgatcttcaatgtcccaaaggtttataataatatctagtagtcttcagattggtccagtaactgtggttgattaagcaacgttactcagtataacagatatggctactgttactagTGTAGACCTGATGTTCCACGGTAGTTTGtcttacctggaatatccctatagtgtctataaatggctTTATAGACTTCAAGAGGTTCATGGACcccagtagattatgtaatgcttttatttatggcgaaaacacatgaacttattcttgtagatttgaagtacTTAACTATAGGACATTttgaaacacctagaacatcccagactaCAAAACATCTTTTGATGTTcatgacgaaggttaaatgaatacatatgaacgtaatctATATCCAAatttagcttttagaacaactggtatgtcaacaatttcgttcctccaaacttcatggttttcaggatgttctaggttgtcaataaagtataaaatacaaatattcccatttattCTTAATAGAGGacttaatttgcaacaactttgaagAAGACAGTATCCTGTTTTAtaaaatgtgtgaatttatacagctgtTTTCATGTTGGggctggggtcatatatgacgcctctggctccaaagggttaacgcTTAAGCCGAGATGAAGAAATGGACCCTTAATTGAAAAGCGAAGATCGGAACAAGATGCGTAGATTTTATGTAACTGTCGATGGCACATGGCACCGGGCTGCACCACTGCCCACCATGTGCATTGCCAGCAAAATGAAAGTTACTGATATACAAAATAAGCCAGGGGCAATCACTGCTGTGATTCTCGATAACTACTTTCAGATTTGAGTTCACAAATGAGGATCAGGGGTGCTTTCGTATAAGCTCCAACTTACCTGTTGTCACCATGCTTTTTCTTCGTAATCTTCTCCAGTTCCAAAATTTTCTTGGTCTTGCTCAGCAACTCCTCCAGCCTCTCAGTGACCTTGATCTTCTCGTTTTTGTGATCGTAGCTGGACGATCCCGCCGACGAGCACACCTTCCGATCTTCTTTGGACGAATTTCCACCGTACGCCGAACTTGGCACCCGATCCTGGTATATCACATTGTTCTTTTCCTTATCGTTATCTTTGTCCGAGTAGCAGTAGCTATCGTGACCCGAGTGACTGATCGATGACGATCGCTTACTGCCGTTCCGGTGTTCGGCGTCAAACTTCCTCAGCGGCGTTCTGCGGCTTGAATCTTCCGCTTCCGAATGGTTTTTCATATTGGAGTTGTTGGAACTTTCGAAATGATCCGAATGGTAGTCGGGCCGCTTGTGCTCCGGCACAAGATCCTGCGAGTCCAGGAAGTCTATGCTTCGCGAGAACTGCGGCGTTGAAGATTTCATTCGATCTTCTAGGATGTCATCGCTTCCGTCCAGAAGTTCTAGACTTCGGCAACGCGTTAACGTATTGGTATTGGCTTCATCTTTCCGCGTTTTGGAATTGTGCGGTCCCGTTGATCGCTCTGCTATGCCTCGTTTCAGCCACTGCTCCAGATGTAGCCGTTTGTTCTCGCACTGAACCCTGCTGGCGATCATCGTTCTGAAAAGAATATTTGTTTAAATATATGTTTGTTAAGGATCACAGAACAACTTACTTCGTCAGCTCCTCGATTTGGTCGTCCGTCTTCATAGCCAGCGCAGTCATTCGGCTGTCCAGCTTTTCCGTTGCCCTGTGCACGTACTTTCGTATGCTCTTCCTGTTCTGGTTCATGCGTTGTTCGAGGTGTTTGAAAAATGGCGCACAGTAGCACGTGTTTCCCACCCCAACCGGTCCCTTGCGGATATTCCCGGCCAAGTCCAGGAAGTACTGCTCTCCGGTTGCCAGTGGTTCTTTTGGTAACGTTTNNNNNNNNNNNNNNNNNNNNNNNNNNNNNNNNNNNNNNNNNNNNNNNNNNNNNNNNNNNNNNNNNNNNNNNNNNNNNNNNNNNNNNNNNNNNNNNNNNNNNNNNNNNNNNNNNNNNNNNNNNNNNNNNNNNNNNNNNNNNNNNNNNNNNNNNNNNNNNNNNNNNNNNNNNNNNNNNNNNNNNNNNNNNNNNNNNNNNNNNNNNNNNNNNNNNNNNNNNNNNNNNNNNNNNNNNNNNNNNNNNNNNNNNNNNNNNNNNNNNNNNNNNNNNNNNNNNNNNNNNNNNNNNNNNNNNNNNNNNNNNNNNNNNNNNNNNNNNNNNNNNNNNNNNNNNNNNNNNNNNNNNNNNNNNNNNNNNNNNNNNNNNNNNNNNNNNNNNNNNNNNNNNNNNNNNNNNNNNNNNNNNNNNNNNNNNNNNNNNNNNNNNNNNNNNNNNNNNNNNNNNNNNNNNNNNNNNNNNNNNNNNNNNNNNNNNNNNNNNNNNNNNNNNNNNNNNNNNNNNAGCGGTGAAGTAATGTCatttggaatccctgaaagaatgtcagcAAGAATACCAGAAACAATTCTTCCGGGACTTCCAGGGCTGAAGGAATTTCGTAGGGAAATCTCGACAAGAATCCCGGTTGGAAGTTAAGCAGGAATCTTTGAtagaatcatagaagaaatcacggaagaaatgattgatgaaattaaaaaaaaaaactcaggaacaatttgtgaagaaataccatcaggaattctagcacgaatatttaaaataatcatCCCAGGGTTGCCTGaataaatctca contains:
- the LOC134291860 gene encoding uncharacterized protein LOC134291860 (The sequence of the model RefSeq protein was modified relative to this genomic sequence to represent the inferred CDS: added 317 bases not found in genome assembly), with protein sequence MHNESTVQSTRDKPLPNSVPTENTNRTPLHEAASNGDEAAVEALLAAGADRNAKESLHGNTPLHEAAWKGYSRSVKILCSLPKVHKPGATGVQPSNGGGPKLSIDLIKDSSSKIKSVIQDTKGALHSALLGTRNFGGFSALHLAAQNGHNQSCREILLAGADPDVQNNYGDTPLHTACRYGHAGAIRILLSAKCDFERINLNGDTALHIACAMGRRKLTRILLEAGCKQDTKNAQDETPRDIAIRKNLIEILNILNTPVQISSRHARERSSSSSHRKVRDGKSGERSRSKEDRKSRDKSRGRSGYDQRYDVDPQHWSPYGCHYFPDPRNFPSPKLETLPKEPLATGEQYFLDLAGNIRKGPVGVGNTCYCAPFFKHLEQRMNQNRKSIRKYVHRATEKLDSRMTALAMKTDDQIEELTKTMIASRVQCENKRLHLEQWLKRGIAERSTGPHNSKTRKDEANTNTLTRCRSLELLDGSDDILEDRMKSSTPQFSRSIDFLDSQDLVPEHKRPDYHSDHFESSNNSNMKNHSEAEDSSRRTPLRKFDAEHRNGSKRSSSISHSGHDSYCYSDKDNDKEKNNVIYQDRVPSSAYGGNSSKEDRKVCSSAGSSSYDHKNEKIKVTERLEELLSKTKKILELEKITKKKHGDNRYILALDRLKDIHHYDNNPQVYHQASSKRDTTVHGYDIAQEMEKITQSLLPAAPVSPEISKDITTRKERSSNSQSSYRNPSASALNGHSSASTPHSTMSPSSSLLGGQQSAAAIHAAYHETHMTSTSFNETMSEITSYQESECETHVDSVNAPMVNGFYANNCFEDLPSSSNTTIKSAPNHSRKKLTGEGGDHRQEDEDSGSDEEDEDEEEDEDYGNIVDDADPGNTEKDWESDDQCDLSDMANLAQLKELKSRILNGTSWRSQVLQKSVQDLFQKTTEATEQLSNHDVVDPETSQNPAEEMSDQNRVKYIISKLQNSTIQQVEPPTNLHALAHDDNFSDSSEDEDDLDCVDGPPPMGDRPITAKSLIEMYEKTLPKVENQPVAAIRQQYFVPKDAYFHELPNKPKPPLKPPDLTSHLSNPTLPDQIPISAHARSRNPLPSYLNDNEIFNPNQSPFPQSPLPDRVQSTPTLYYPSPSPQFMNGHDYPTSYHQHYIPHVPVQEKLLSSRKYINPSAASFALSGCSTGTPSPEFPYHHQMASSHFHQPHQPHLHQPHPQQQQQFRKSQDNLSNDDSGYISAKVSEIHGPAANGRSLSPRQPTAEVIPMPRQFIPYNMANTAAAMLGEGAVGGSAAGPTANVYDEQPHYNLGASSLV